TGAGGTGCTCGGCGGCCAGGTCGGGTCATCGACCACCAGCAGGCCCCGGTCGGCGAGACGGCGGATGACGACGGCCAGGGTGCGGTGCGCCTGCCGAGGTGCGCGGCGGTGCCAGGCCGTGGCCAGTGCGGGGAACCGCTCGGCTTCAGCGATCAGCATGCGCAGCATCCGCACCAGGTGCGGCTGGGTGACGACGGCCACGTGCTGCCGGGCGAAGGCACGCAGTTCCGCGGCCAGATCCGTGCTGTCGGCGAGCCGTCGACCATCCAGCGC
This genomic interval from Euzebyales bacterium contains the following:
- a CDS encoding TetR/AcrR family transcriptional regulator C-terminal domain-containing protein, which gives rise to MAVVTQPHLVRMLRMLIAEAERFPALATAWHRRAPRQAHRTLAVVIRRLADRGLLVVDDPTWPPSTSTT
- a CDS encoding TetR/AcrR family transcriptional regulator, which gives rise to MPQHLKADASKVTVYRHFADKEGLFVAVVESAIEEAEARSRWMVDGSPTARIWPRNCVPSPGSTWPSSPSRTWCGCCAC